One segment of Chionomys nivalis chromosome 3, mChiNiv1.1, whole genome shotgun sequence DNA contains the following:
- the Usp16 gene encoding ubiquitin carboxyl-terminal hydrolase 16 isoform X3 has product MGKKRTKGKNVPAKSCSESAETMCRHLRKGLEQGNLKKALVNVEWNICQDCKTDNKVKDKPEEEAEDPSVWLCLKCGHQGCGRDSQEQHALKHYSTPRSEPHYLVLSLDNWSVWCYKCDEEVKYCSSNRLGQVVDFVRKQAGTTTRKQAEKDNGHIELENKKLEKESKNEQEREKSENMVKENVPVDSASQITMKGLSNLGNTCFFNAVMQNLSQTPVLRELLKEVKMSGTIVKIEPPDLALTEPLEVNLEPPGPLTLAMSQFLNEMQENKKRIVTPKELFSQVCKKATRFTGCQQQDSQELLRYLLDGMRAEEHQRVSKGILKAFGNSTEKLDEEVKNKVKDYEKKKTIPSFVDRIFGGELTSTIMCDECRTVSLVHESFLDLSLPVLDDQSGKKNTNDKDVKKTMEEEDKDSEEEKDDSYMKTRSDTPSGTSKHIQKKAKKQAKKQAKNQRRQQKIQEKVLHLNDICTTDHTEDNEHEAEMSVSGEVEVDIESNHGSQEEVLHTELYVNEKDFNGQEKMIESTTDSATDSQQCPEALGLKSVNTECDLGISTSAPECTRVLNDAFLEERTNGELDITSGLKNLNLNAAIHPDEINIEILNDSHSSVTKMYEVMNEDPETAFCTLANREAFNADECSIQHCLYQFTRNEKLQDANKLLCEVCTRRQGRGPKTNIKGERKHVYTNAKKQMLVSLAPPVLTLHLKRFQQAGFNLRKVNKHIKFPEILDLAPFCTLKCKNVAEESTRVLYSLYGVVEHSGTMRSGHYTAYTKARTASSRLSNLVLHGDIPQDCEMESTKGQWFHISDTFVQAVPVAKVLNSQAYLLFYERIL; this is encoded by the exons ATGGGAAAGAAACgaacaaaagggaaaaatgttCCAGCTAAGTCTTGCTCAGAATCTGCAG AAACAATGTGCAGACACCTTAGAAAAGGGTTGGAACAAGgtaatttgaagaaagctttagtgaATGTGGAGTGGAATATCTGCCAAGACTGTAAGACTGACAATAAAGTGAAAGATAAGCCCGAGGAAGAAGCGGAAGACCCTTCAGTTTGGCTGTGTCTTAAATGTGGCCACCAG GGCTGTGGCAGAGATTCTCAGGAGCAGCATGCCTTGAAGCACTACTCGACACCAAGATCTGAGCCTCACTATCTGGTGCTTAGTTTGGACAACTGGAGTGTCTG GTGCTACAAGTGTGACGAGGAAGTCAAATACTGTAGTTCAAACCGGCTGGGCCAAGTGGTCGATTTTGTTAGAAAACAAGCTGGCACTACAACTCGAAAACAAG CAGAGAAAGATAATGGACACAttgaacttgaaaataaaaagttggaAAAAGAGAGTAAAAATGAACAAGAGCGAGAGAAATCGGAAAacatggttaaagaaaatgttccaGTGGACTCTGCTTCCCAGATAACCATGAAAGGACTCAGTAATTTGGGAAATACTTGTTTCTTCAATGCTGTTATGCAG AATTTGTCCCAAACACCAGTGCTTAGAGAACTACTAAAAGAAGTGAAAATGTCTGGAACAATTGTGAAAATAGAGCCACCCGACCTGGCACTTACG GAACCTTTAGAAGTAAACCTCGAGCCTCCAGGACCTCTTACTTTAGCTATGAGCCAGTTTCTTAATGAGATGCAAGAGAACAAAAAGCGAATTGTAACGCCTAAAGAGCTCTTTTCTCAGGTCTGTAAAAA AGCAACACGTTTTACAGGGTGCCAGCAACAAGACAGCCAGGAGCTACTTCGCTACTTACTGGATGGCATGAGAGCGGAAGAACACCAA AGAGTGAGTAAAGGAATTCTTAAAGCATTTGGTAATTCTACTGAAAAATTGgatgaagaagtaaaaaataaagttaaag actatgaaaagaaaaagacaatccCAAGTTTTGTGGACCGCATCTTTGGTGGCGAACTGACGAGTACAATCATGTGTGACGAATGCAGGACT GTCTCCTTGGTGCATGAATCTTTCCTTGATTTGTCTCTCCCAGTTTTAGATGATCAG agtggtaagaaaaacacaaatgataaagatgtGAAAAAGACGATGGAGGAAGAAGATAAAGAtagtgaggaagagaaagatgacaGCTACATGAAAACGAGAAGTGATACGCCTTCAGGAACCAGCAAGCACATacagaaaaaagcaaagaagcaaGCTAAAAAGCAAGCCAAG AACCAACGAAGGcaacaaaaaattcaagaaaaagttCTTCACTTAAATGATATCTGTACCACTGACCATACTGAAGACAATGAACACGAAGCCGAAATGTCAGTTTCGGGAGAAGTGGAAGTGGATATTGAGTCCAACCATGGTTCTCAAGAGGAGGTTTTACATACAGAACTTTATGTTAATGAGAAAGATTTCAATGGCCAAGAGAAAATGATAGAAAGTACAACTGACAGTGCAACTGACAGTCAGCAATGTCCGGAGGCACTAGGTCTGAAAAGTGTCAACACTGAGTGTGATCTGGGGATTTCGACATCTGCTCCTGAATGTACTAGGGTTTTAAATGATGCCTTTCTAGAGGAAAGGACCAATGGAGAACTTGACATTACCAGTGGTTTAAAAAACCTTAATTTGAATGCTGCTATTCATCCTGATGAAATAAATATAGAGATTCTGAATGACAGTCATTCTTCTGTGACAAAGATGTATGAGGTCATGAATGAGGACCCAGAAACTGCCTTCTGCACCCTTGCCAACCGGGAAGCTTTCAATGCTGATGAGTGTTCAATCCAGCATTGCTTGTATCAGTTCACCCGTAATGAGAAGCTTCAAGATGCAAATAAACTGCTTTGTGAAGTATGCACAAGACGGCAGGGTCGTGGACCAAAGACAAATATAAAAG GTGAGAGGAAACATGTTTACACCAATGCGAAGAAGCAGATGCTGGTTTCCCTTGCTCCTCCAGTCCTCACTCTCCATTTGAAGAGATTTCAGCAG GCTGGTTTTAACCTACGCAAAGTTAACAAACACATAAAGTTCCCGGAAATCTTAGATTTGGCTCCTTTTTGTACTCTTAAATGTAAG aatgttgcTGAAGAAAGTACAAGAGTACTGTATTCCTTATATGGAGTTGTTGAACACAGTGGTACTATGAGGTCAGGGCATTACACTGCCTACACCAAGGCAAGAACTGCAAGTAGTCGTCTTTCTAATCTTGTTCTTCATGGTGACATTCCACAAG ACTGTGAAATGGAATCAACTAAAGGGCAGTGGTTTCACATCAGCGACACATTTGTGCAAGCTGTGCCTGTAGCCAAAGTACTAAACTCACAAGCGTATCTCCTATTTTATGAGAGAATACTGTAA
- the Usp16 gene encoding ubiquitin carboxyl-terminal hydrolase 16 isoform X6 yields MGKKRTKGKNVPAKSCSESAETMCRHLRKGLEQGNLKKALVNVEWNICQDCKTDNKVKDKPEEEAEDPSVWLCLKCGHQGCGRDSQEQHALKHYSTPRSEPHYLVLSLDNWSVWCYKCDEEVKYCSSNRLGQVVDFVRKQAGTTTRKQAEKDNGHIELENKKLEKESKNEQEREKSENMVKENVPVDSASQITMKGLSNLGNTCFFNAVMQNLSQTPVLRELLKEVKMSGTIVKIEPPDLALTEPLEVNLEPPGPLTLAMSQFLNEMQENKKRIVTPKELFSQVCKKATRFTGCQQQDSQELLRYLLDGMRAEEHQRVSKGILKAFGNSTEKLDEEVKNKVKDYEKKKTIPSFVDRIFGGELTSTIMCDECRTVSLVHESFLDLSLPVLDDQSGKKNTNDKDVKKTMEEEDKDSEEEKDDSYMKTRSDTPSGTSKHIQKKAKKQAKKQAKNQRRQQKIQEKVLHLNDICTTDHTEDNEHEAEMSVSGEVEVDIESNHGSQEEVLHTELYVNEKDFNGQEKMIESTTDSATDSQQCPEALGLKSVNTECDLGISTSAPECTRVLNDAFLEERTNGELDITSGLKNLNLNAAIHPDEINIEILNDSHSSVTKMYEVMNEDPETAFCTLANREAFNADECSIQHCLYQFTRNEKLQDANKLLCEVCTRRQGRGPKTNIKASLVSVGERKHVYTNAKKQMLVSLAPPVLTLHLKRFQQAGFNLRKVNKHIKFPEILDLAPFCTLKCKTVKWNQLKGSGFTSATHLCKLCL; encoded by the exons ATGGGAAAGAAACgaacaaaagggaaaaatgttCCAGCTAAGTCTTGCTCAGAATCTGCAG AAACAATGTGCAGACACCTTAGAAAAGGGTTGGAACAAGgtaatttgaagaaagctttagtgaATGTGGAGTGGAATATCTGCCAAGACTGTAAGACTGACAATAAAGTGAAAGATAAGCCCGAGGAAGAAGCGGAAGACCCTTCAGTTTGGCTGTGTCTTAAATGTGGCCACCAG GGCTGTGGCAGAGATTCTCAGGAGCAGCATGCCTTGAAGCACTACTCGACACCAAGATCTGAGCCTCACTATCTGGTGCTTAGTTTGGACAACTGGAGTGTCTG GTGCTACAAGTGTGACGAGGAAGTCAAATACTGTAGTTCAAACCGGCTGGGCCAAGTGGTCGATTTTGTTAGAAAACAAGCTGGCACTACAACTCGAAAACAAG CAGAGAAAGATAATGGACACAttgaacttgaaaataaaaagttggaAAAAGAGAGTAAAAATGAACAAGAGCGAGAGAAATCGGAAAacatggttaaagaaaatgttccaGTGGACTCTGCTTCCCAGATAACCATGAAAGGACTCAGTAATTTGGGAAATACTTGTTTCTTCAATGCTGTTATGCAG AATTTGTCCCAAACACCAGTGCTTAGAGAACTACTAAAAGAAGTGAAAATGTCTGGAACAATTGTGAAAATAGAGCCACCCGACCTGGCACTTACG GAACCTTTAGAAGTAAACCTCGAGCCTCCAGGACCTCTTACTTTAGCTATGAGCCAGTTTCTTAATGAGATGCAAGAGAACAAAAAGCGAATTGTAACGCCTAAAGAGCTCTTTTCTCAGGTCTGTAAAAA AGCAACACGTTTTACAGGGTGCCAGCAACAAGACAGCCAGGAGCTACTTCGCTACTTACTGGATGGCATGAGAGCGGAAGAACACCAA AGAGTGAGTAAAGGAATTCTTAAAGCATTTGGTAATTCTACTGAAAAATTGgatgaagaagtaaaaaataaagttaaag actatgaaaagaaaaagacaatccCAAGTTTTGTGGACCGCATCTTTGGTGGCGAACTGACGAGTACAATCATGTGTGACGAATGCAGGACT GTCTCCTTGGTGCATGAATCTTTCCTTGATTTGTCTCTCCCAGTTTTAGATGATCAG agtggtaagaaaaacacaaatgataaagatgtGAAAAAGACGATGGAGGAAGAAGATAAAGAtagtgaggaagagaaagatgacaGCTACATGAAAACGAGAAGTGATACGCCTTCAGGAACCAGCAAGCACATacagaaaaaagcaaagaagcaaGCTAAAAAGCAAGCCAAG AACCAACGAAGGcaacaaaaaattcaagaaaaagttCTTCACTTAAATGATATCTGTACCACTGACCATACTGAAGACAATGAACACGAAGCCGAAATGTCAGTTTCGGGAGAAGTGGAAGTGGATATTGAGTCCAACCATGGTTCTCAAGAGGAGGTTTTACATACAGAACTTTATGTTAATGAGAAAGATTTCAATGGCCAAGAGAAAATGATAGAAAGTACAACTGACAGTGCAACTGACAGTCAGCAATGTCCGGAGGCACTAGGTCTGAAAAGTGTCAACACTGAGTGTGATCTGGGGATTTCGACATCTGCTCCTGAATGTACTAGGGTTTTAAATGATGCCTTTCTAGAGGAAAGGACCAATGGAGAACTTGACATTACCAGTGGTTTAAAAAACCTTAATTTGAATGCTGCTATTCATCCTGATGAAATAAATATAGAGATTCTGAATGACAGTCATTCTTCTGTGACAAAGATGTATGAGGTCATGAATGAGGACCCAGAAACTGCCTTCTGCACCCTTGCCAACCGGGAAGCTTTCAATGCTGATGAGTGTTCAATCCAGCATTGCTTGTATCAGTTCACCCGTAATGAGAAGCTTCAAGATGCAAATAAACTGCTTTGTGAAGTATGCACAAGACGGCAGGGTCGTGGACCAAAGACAAATATAAAAG CATCTCTCGTTTCTGTAGGTGAGAGGAAACATGTTTACACCAATGCGAAGAAGCAGATGCTGGTTTCCCTTGCTCCTCCAGTCCTCACTCTCCATTTGAAGAGATTTCAGCAG GCTGGTTTTAACCTACGCAAAGTTAACAAACACATAAAGTTCCCGGAAATCTTAGATTTGGCTCCTTTTTGTACTCTTAAATGTAAG ACTGTGAAATGGAATCAACTAAAGGGCAGTGGTTTCACATCAGCGACACATTTGTGCAAGCTGTGCCTGTAG